One genomic segment of Bombus vancouverensis nearcticus chromosome 11, iyBomVanc1_principal, whole genome shotgun sequence includes these proteins:
- the sud1 gene encoding prolyl 3-hydroxylase sud1, whose product MAEEEPRVKKLKQSIISDFIFSSDFQQLFFENWHNCTDQKIENLEIISKPFKVCRISNFICSEEFMDEIKNELLDVKSRRNSMDLFQFEQTKDFANIDTEYLKLLYQTFETDLTTWMERNTKIELNQKISMSSSCYYDTDYLLCHDDNSGDRRIAFILYLSKNWSEKDGGALDLFDTDRNGVPRNVVKSLIPEYNSLVFFEVANNSYHQVAEVTTPDKSRWSINGWFHGPIKEDSRSPRSDVESNYIVPLNDRVAVKDWISECYLFPGIVREVHHDIEHKSYTFLSHFLKDDVYEKIVTDLSSDTIVWKRVGPPDVCNYEVADEESLPELLKSFYNMFKSITMFQLLKDYTELDLVPEKETMNPRMIIELQRWSTGCYTLICDKSYASDTSSEQKSSSNEHSSRNDETQEDLLETSSREGQERSIPTKSTESGCNTPVSTKEDEDIDEDDILKKMGKRKSPRSKKKSLPQQGFSSAMEDPSPPKLARSLDTDDSDVSDIGDYLSDPLDCSLESDREEDSDDLNPSDVGALDVIIQFNTSHVSEDHTIDYVDPKEQDGILIHVPAKDNHLCLVYKRLITSRVHKYVNHYCTDYFYNLICTYYE is encoded by the coding sequence ATGGCTGAGGAAGAACCGCGGGTAAAAAAGTTAAAGCAATCTATCATTTCTGATTTTATCTTTTCATCTGACTTCCAGCAATTGTTTTTTGAAAATTGGCACAACTGTACTGATCAGAAGATAGAGAACCTTGAAATTATATCAAAGCCATTTAAAGTGTGCAGAATATCAAACTTTATCTGCAGCGAAGAATTTATGGATGAGATAAAGAATGAATTGTTGGATGTTAAAAGTAGAAGGAATAGTATGGACCTTTTTCAGTTTGAACAAACCAAGGATTTTGCTAACATAGacacagaatatttaaagttgTTATATCAGACgtttgaaacagatttaacaaCATGGATGGAACGGAATACAAAGATAGAGCTTAATCAGAAAATATCCATGTCAAGTTCTTGCTATTACGATACAGATTATTTACTATGTCATGATGACAATTCGGGTGACCGTAGAATTGCTTTTATATTGTACCTTTCAAAAAATTGGTCTGAAAAAGATGGAGGAGCTCTGGATTTATTTGACACAGATAGAAATGGAGTACCTAGAAACGTTGTAAAATCTTTAATACCAGAATATAATTCTCTTGTATTTTTTGAAGTTGCCAATAATTCTTATCATCAAGTGGCTGAGGTAACTACACCTGATAAATCGCGTTGGTCGATCAACGGTTGGTTTCATGGGCCAATTAAAGAAGATAGTAGATCACCAAGATCAGACGTAGAAAGCAATTACATAGTACCATTAAACGATCGAGTAGCTGTGAAGGATTGGATATCAGAATGTTATTTATTCCCTGGAATAGTTAGAGAAGTTCACCACGACATAGAACATAAATCATACACATTTTTATCCCATTTTCTGAAAGACGATGTTTATGAGAAAATTGTAACAGACTTGTCATCCGATACTATCGTTTGGAAAAGAGTTGGACCACCCGATGTTTGTAATTACGAAGTGGCAGACGAAGAAAGCCTTCCCGAATTATTAAAATCTTTCTACAATATGTTTAAATCTATCACGATGTTCCAATTGTTAAAAGACTACACGGAATTAGATCTAGTACCGGAAAAAGAAACTATGAATCCTAGGATGATAATAGAGCTTCAGAGATGGTCTACAGGTTGTTATACGTTAATATGCGATAAATCATATGCGAGTGATACTTCGAGTGAACAAAAGTCCAGCAGTAATGAACATTCAAGTCGAAACGATGAAACGCAAGAAGATTTGTTGGAAACTAGTAGCAGAGAGGGTCAAGAAAGGTCGATACCAACTAAGAGCACGGAATCAGGATGTAATACTCCAGTGAGCACCAAGGAGGATGAAGATATTGACGAGGATGATATTTTGAAGAAGATGGGTAAAAGGAAATCTCCACGCTCGAAGAAGAAAAGTTTACCGCAACAGGGTTTCTCGTCAGCAATGGAAGACCCATCGCCACCTAAATTAGCTAGAAGTCTAgatactgatgattctgacgtgtcCGACATTGGAGATTATTTGTCCGACCCTTTAGATTGTTCTTTGGAATCGGATCGGGAAGAAGATAGTGACGATTTAAACCCTTCCGACGTCGGAGCTCTCGATGTTATAATCCAATTTAACACGAGTCATGTATCCGAAGACCATACCATAGACTATGTGGATCCCAAAGAGCAAGATGGGATATTAATTCATGTACCAGCAAAGGACAACCATCTATGTCTTGTTTACAAAAGGTTAATTACTAGTCGTGTTCACAAATACGTGAATCATTACTGTACAGATTATTTTTACAATCTGATTTGTACATATTATGAATAG